Within Planktothrix tepida PCC 9214, the genomic segment CTATAATTAAACTAGGTTGAGTTTTAAAATATCTATGATTATCTTGGGGGTTACAAGTGACCAGCAAGTCAGGATAATAGAAAATATCGTCTTGAACTTTAACTTTCATATCCGACACAAACACCCGACAAGAACTTCCCCGCAGATGAGGACGCAATAAGGCAAAAATATTTCCTGCAATAATATTATGTTCCTCACTCGCACCCGCCATCGCAAAGACATAGCCACCGACATATTCATGGCGAGTTTGACTGTTAGCTTCGGCGTTTAGATAGTCTTCAACGGTCAATAGGGGTAAAGGCGATCGCATTTTTTATTCCTCGTCATTATCTTTTATAAACATTCTATTAACATTATAGTCAAGATTATAGAAGTTAGGATATACGGAAAGTAACTAAATTGAGTAAAGCTGATCTGTTGTATGAAACTGAATATATGCTTTGAATACAGGATTTAATAGAAATAGCGATCGCCCTCCTCCTTCAACTTTTTCAATTAAATTCCGTCGAATTAATGATTGTATCGCTTGCATAAATTCAGGTTTTGATAATACCAGGTTAGCAGGTTTTTGGGAAATATTGACGGGTTGAGCTTGAGTCGCTAACCAATATATTACTTGTTTTTCTAATTTCGATAAACGGTCTAAGTGAGATTCTAAACCAGGTTCTAAATCTCCTAAATAGATATCATTTTGTTCGGCTAAAAACAGGGAAACACTACCATTAAAGAGTTCAATAATTGTTGAAGCAATAATCTTTAACCATCTAGGATGACCTTGATAGATTGTAATTAATTCTAACCAATTTTCCTGATCAATTAACCCTTTTTCTCGTAAGATTTCGGTTGCTTCTTCCCCTAATCCTTTGAGATTTAAGGTTTGTGCGGAGCTATTTTCTGTTTCTAAATTGGCGATTTCTATGGGTTTTGTCCAACTCAGGAGAATTAAACAACTTTGATGGGGAGATGTAGTAATTTGTTTAAAAAATTTACTATAATCTTCATATCCGGGTAAGTATTGACCTGCTAATTCACCACTTTTTAAAATATCCTGTAGGTCATCAAGAATCACTAAACAGCGAGAGTTACGAAAATAATCAATAACTGTAGATAAGAGGGTTTGTTGAGATTGAGAAAAAAAGTCTTTAAGTTCGGTTTGTAGTGTTGAAAGGGTAGGAATATTATTAAAACTTTTCCAGATAATATAATCAAATTCACTATTAATTTCTTCTATCAGCTTAACCGTTAGCGCACTTTTTCCAATTCCACTTAATCCATAAATGGTAATTAAGCGAGTATGGTCTTCTAATATCCATTGTTTGAGGGTAGTTAATTCTGAGGTGCGATCGTAAAAGGTCGTTAATTCAGGTGCTTCTATTAAATTGATAATTGTTGATTGATTTTGGGTTTGGGATGTTTCTGGGGGAGAGGGAGCTAATCTATTATTCATAATTTCTAGTTGTTGGATATTACTATAGCAAAAATTAATATTACTAACATTTATGAATTCTTTTGTAAAACTTGATGAAGTTATAGAAAAATTAGGTTTTTGTAAGGTACGGCGAAAATTATATTTATTAACTTCTTCACCTAAAGCACTGGAAATATTTTGCCATAGTTCCGAGGCAACATTTCTGACGTGACCTTCGGTACAATGTTCCGCTTCTGCTATTTCGCTATATTTCTGACCATCCAAGGTTCCTTTCAAAATGCTCTCTTGCAGACTATCTATATGTTTACCAGTCTGTGAAAAAAATAGATAATCTGTAAATTCTAATACATCTTTTATGTCCATTGATTTGAGATCGATAGATTTCTATCATATTATCATAAATTCTCTGACATCTGATGACATTGGGATGATAGATGACATTTTTGCTGACTAAATTAGTTACTCATCCTTACATCATGTCAGTTGTCTTTACAATTTTTATGTTGGAGAATAAATAATATTGATTCAAGACTTTATTATTTAAACTAGAGGGAATAACTGATGTCAAAAATAGTAAAACTTAGTAAAATATCGATAGCAGTCTTCGTTGGTAGTTTGGTTCTTGTGTCTCACACTCAGCCAGCTAATGCTGGGTGGTTTACAAAAGACACATACCTGGGTCGTATGACTGTGAGCGACAACCTGGCTTATTGGCGAGCGCAAGGAAGAATCGGTCTATCTACACCTCCTTGGGATCGTAATCAGCTTTGTCAATGGAAGTATGGTCGTGACAATGTATGGGGTAAGGCTGTTAGTTCGTGGGGTTCAGCAAATTGGCAGACAGATTGTTACCGTTGGCGATGGTTTTGGCAGTAATTTTACGGTCATTTTATCGTGGCTTAAATCTTTATGGTTGTTAGGCAGTCACGACATACACTAATATTAATCAGGGACTATTCGTGCCAGCTACAGACCTCCATTTGTAGTAGACACGAATAGCTCTTAGTTAGCTTGAATACTTTAATAAAAGTGATAAATGAAATATATTTTAAAAGTTATTTTTCCGGTTTATCGAAAAAAAAAATCAGGGTTTACCCTAGTGGAATTATTAGTTGTGATTACTATTATAGGTATTCTCGCCACTATTTCTATAAAGACAATGTTTAATTTAATCCATAAGGCTAAACAATCAGAAGCAATTACTTACATCAACACTTGTCAAAAAAAACAGATGGCTTACTATGCTGAAACTACCTTGTTTACAGACTCATTAAAATTACTAGGATTGCCAAATGAAACCAACAATTATATGTATCAGGTAGAAATATATCCTCCCACCCAACCTGAAGACGGTAATCAAACATTAGCGTGTTGTATGGCTGCGGAAAAAGGAGGCAATAGCCAGATGGTGTTGACCT encodes:
- a CDS encoding Uma2 family endonuclease yields the protein MRSPLPLLTVEDYLNAEANSQTRHEYVGGYVFAMAGASEEHNIIAGNIFALLRPHLRGSSCRVFVSDMKVKVQDDIFYYPDLLVTCNPQDNHRYFKTQPSLIIEVLSETTETTDRREKLMNYQTLDSLKEYVLVSQNQMQVEIYRQDDQGNWTIQILGQKDDLILESVGLTLTMAQIYEDVFNN
- a CDS encoding NB-ARC domain-containing protein encodes the protein MDIKDVLEFTDYLFFSQTGKHIDSLQESILKGTLDGQKYSEIAEAEHCTEGHVRNVASELWQNISSALGEEVNKYNFRRTLQKPNFSITSSSFTKEFINVSNINFCYSNIQQLEIMNNRLAPSPPETSQTQNQSTIINLIEAPELTTFYDRTSELTTLKQWILEDHTRLITIYGLSGIGKSALTVKLIEEINSEFDYIIWKSFNNIPTLSTLQTELKDFFSQSQQTLLSTVIDYFRNSRCLVILDDLQDILKSGELAGQYLPGYEDYSKFFKQITTSPHQSCLILLSWTKPIEIANLETENSSAQTLNLKGLGEEATEILREKGLIDQENWLELITIYQGHPRWLKIIASTIIELFNGSVSLFLAEQNDIYLGDLEPGLESHLDRLSKLEKQVIYWLATQAQPVNISQKPANLVLSKPEFMQAIQSLIRRNLIEKVEGGGRSLFLLNPVFKAYIQFHTTDQLYSI
- a CDS encoding type IV pilin protein, which encodes MKYILKVIFPVYRKKKSGFTLVELLVVITIIGILATISIKTMFNLIHKAKQSEAITYINTCQKKQMAYYAETTLFTDSLKLLGLPNETNNYMYQVEIYPPTQPEDGNQTLACCMAAEKGGNSQMVLTCVSSGS